ATCAGCAATGACGCGGTGAATACGTTCCCGGGCCTTGTACACACCGCCCGTCAAGCCATGAAAGTTGGGGGTACCTAAAGCATGTGACCGCAAGGAGCGTGTTAGGGTAAAACCGATAATTGGGGCTAAGTCGTAACAAGGTAGCCGTACCGGAAGGTGCGGCTGGAATACCTCCTTTCTAGAGTATCGCGGATCGGTACTCGTCACGTTACATATGATTGAAAAAGAAGAAAAAACATCAGAAGAAAGTGCCCGCCCCTATAAGGAGCGGTCCCTGAGAGAAGAGATGAACAGAATAGCTAGTCCCGTAGCTCAGTTGGTTAGAGCACTACACTGATAATGTAGGGGTCAGCAGTTCAAATCTGCTCGGGACTACCAGATAGTAATGAGTATTTAGTATCTAGTATTTAGACAAATGGATGGCGACATACAGGGATCTAAGGACTAATGTCTAACATCTCAGGTCTAACAAAAAGGGGAATTAGCTCAGCTGGCTAGAGCACCTGCCTTGCACGCAGGGGGTCAACGGTTCGAATCCGTTATTCTCCACGTCTCCGGGGATATGCATCACAGATACATATCATATAAACCGGAAAAAGAGTTCTTTGACATATTGAAAGAGAAAAAAAATTACAAGAGAAGACAACAGTATAGAGACAATACTTGTATGTGTTTGATGTAGGGAGGAGACCCTCGGTCGAAGGCCGAACGAATCTTTACGTAGCATACGGGTATATATATCACAAGCAGCCGCATAGTAGCAAAAGGCTATGCCGGTGAAGAAAGTAAATAAGGGCACACGGGGGATGCCTAGGCTCTCAGAGGCGAAGAAGGACGTGATAAGCTGCGATAAGCTTTGGGGATTGGCAAATGCGACTTGATCCAGAGATTTCCGAATGGGGCAACCTGACTATTTGAAGAATAGTCGTATAATACGCGAACGCGCTGAACTGAAACATCTAAGTAGGCGTAGGAGAAGAAAATAACAATGATTTCCCAAGTAGTGGCGAGCGAACGGGAAAGAGCCCAAACCGATTATGTTACGGCATAGTCGGGGTTGTAGGACCACGATATTGTACAATGCTATGAACTGGAAGCAGGTGGGAAACTGCGCGATAAGGGTGAGAGCCCCGTACAGGTAAAGAATATTGGCATAGTGGTATCCTGAGTACCGCGGGACCGGAGAAATCCTGTGGGAATCCACCAGCACCATCTGGTAAGGCTAAATACTCCTGAGAGACCGATAGTGAACCAGTACCGTGAGGGAAAGGTGAAAAGAACCCCGAACAGGGGAGTGAAAAGAACCTGAAACCGTGTGCTTACAAGCGGTTGGAGCAGACAAGTTCTGTGACAGCGTGCCTTTTGCATAATGAGCCTACGAGTTACTCTTGTCTGGCAAGGTTAAGTCCTTCAGGGACGCAGCCGAAGCGAAAGCGAGTCTTAATAGGGCGCATAGTCAGATGAGGTAGACGCGAAACCTTGTGATCTACCCTTGGGCAGGTTGAAGTTGCAGTAACATGTAATGGAGGACCGAACCGATAAACGTTGAAAAGTTTCCGGATGACCTGAGGGTAGGGGTGAAAGGCCAATCAAACTGGGAAATAGCTCGTACTCCCCGAAATGTTTTTAGGAACAGCGTCGGCATCGAGTTTAATAGAGGTAGAGCTACCGATTGGGTGCGGGGGAGTCAAATCCTACCAAATCCAGACGAACTCCGAATGCTATTAAATATGGCCGGCAGTGAGGCTTTGGGTGCTAAGGTCCAAGGCCGAGAGGGAAAGAACCCAGACCATCAGCTAAGGTCCCCAAATTCGTTCTAAGTTGAACTAACGAGGTCCGGTTGCCCAGACAGCTAGGATGTTGGCTTGGAAGCAGCCATTCATTTAAAGAGTGCGTAACAGCTCACTAGTCGAGCGGCCGGGCGTGGATAATAAACGGGCATCAAGAACGGTACCGAAGCTATGGATTTGCATTGAAAGATATGCATCTGGTAGGGGAGCATTCCATATGGGGCGAAGATATCTGGTAATGGGTGTTGGACCGTATGGAAAAGCAAATGTAGGCATAAGTAACGATAAGGCGGGTGGGAAACCCGCCCACCGAAAGACCAAGGTTTCCTGATCAACGTTAATCGGATCAGGGTCAGTCGGGACCTAAGGCGCACCCGAAGGGGGCAAGCCGATGGACAACTGGTTAATATTCCAGTACTCTTCATAACTGCGATGTGGTGACGGAGTAGTGACACTGCCGCGAACTGACGGAATAGTTCGTTGAAAGGCGTAGGTATAGGGACGGTAGGCAAATCCGCCGACCCTGCTGAACCCCAATAGTACAGCAAAGCTCCGGTGGCGCTGATAGAGCAGGTAAACAGACTTCCAAGAAAACCCGCTAAGCTTCAGGTTATGAAGACCCGTACCGCAAACCGACACAGGTGGTCGAGGAGAGAATCCTAAGGTGCTCGAGTGAGTCATGGCTAAGGAACTCGGCAAAATGGCCCTGTAACTTCGGGAGAAGGGGCGCTGTCTCGTAAGAGCAGCCGCAGTGAAAAGGCCCAGGCGACTGTTTAACAAAAACATATGGCTTTGCAAAATCGCAAGATGAGGTATAAGGCCTGACACCTGCCCGGTGCTGGAAGGTTAAGAGGGGATGTCATCGTAAGAGAAGCATTGAATCGAAGCCCCAGTAAACGGCGGCCGTAACTATAACGGTCCTAAGGTAGCGAAATTCCTTGTCGGGTAAGTTCCGACCTGCACGAATGGTGTAACGATCTGGGCGCTGTCTCAGCCATGAGCTCGGTGAAATTGTGGTATCGGTGAAGACGCCGATTACCCGCAACGGGACGGAAAGACCCCATGCACCTTCACTATAGCTTAACATTGAGATTGGGTACAGGATGTGTAGGATAGGCGGGAGATGTTGAAGCGGCTTCGCCAGGAGTCGTGGAATCAACCTTGAAATACCGCCCTTTCTGTATTCGGTTTCTAACTCCTTTATGAGGAGGACATTGTTTGGTGGGTAGTTTGACTGGGGTGGTCGCCTCCAAAAAGGTAACGGAGGCTTTCAAAGGTAAGCTCAGTACGCTTGGTAACCGTACGTGGAGTGCAATGGCATAAGCTTGCTTGACTGTGAGACCAACAAGTCGAACAGGGTCGAAAGACGGACATAGTGATCCGGTGGTTCTGTATGGAAGGGCCATCGCTCAAAGGATAAAAGGTACGCTGGGGATAACAGGCTGATCTCCCCCAAGAGCTCATATCGACGGGGAGGTTTGGCACCTCGATGTCGGCTCGTCACATCCTGGGGCTGGAGAAGGTCCCAAGGGTTGGGCTGTTCGCCCATTAAAGTGGCACGCGAGCTGGGTTCAGAACGTCGCGAGACAGTTCGGTCCCTATCTGTTGTGGGCGTTGGAAGTTTGAGTGGATCTGACCTTAGTACGAGAGGACCGGGTTGGACAGACCTCTGGTGAACCTGTTATGCCGCCAGGTGTACGGCAGGGTAGCTACGTCTGGAATAGATAAGCGCTGAAAGCATCTAAGTGCGAAACTAGCCACGAGATGAGACTTCCTTATAGGGTCGTAGGAGATGACTACGTTGATAGGCCATAGGTGTAAAGGTTGAGAGACCAAAGCCAAGTGGTACTAATAGCCCGAAGCTTTCTCAAGCAGACAGACACTGTTGTCTTCCTCTTTAATTTTTGAATTAATCTTTCAATATATATGTCATTATGGTTTAAGCTATAAGATGGGTATAAACTTTCACAGGAAAGTCTACATACTGCTATCTAAAACTTGATACTATACAAGATCTTTAGGTGCCTATATCGGCGGTGTCTACCTCTTCCCATTCCGAACAGAGCAGTCAAGCCCGCCAGAGCCGATGGTATTGCCGTAACAGGTGGGAGAGTAGGTCGGTGCCTTTTTTTACACGGAAGCCCTTGCTGGAAACAGTCAAGGGCTTCTTTCGTTTACAGACTTCCCAAAAGGTTCCAAAGAAAAGTGGTGCCGCCACAAAGCCACACAGAGATAAGTCTCCGAAGTTGTACTATAAAATACGGTTCTGCCGGGTACTGATCTAAAGTATTGCGCTATTATTCCGTTTATATACTTTCCAGAAAACGATGCATTGGATCCACTGCGAAAATGCGGCTATAGGACAGTCCTTATCATGACGGTGTATACCTGCTTGCCACCTAAGACCGTATCTTACCTCATGTTATTGCAGCTCTTACCATAGTGATCTTAAATTGAATATACCTGCTATTATGTGAATATTTCCTAAATAGAAGTAGAGCAGCAGATTATATAGCAAATACCAGTGACCTCCTGCTTTTGATAAGAGCTATTCAGAATTATAAGGCATTTATATACTGGGTCAGCGTCGATAGCCTTTGGATGTTCTCATCCAGACGATGAAAATAACCTTATTGAATGCCGCCTTAATCAAAAGAAAATATACCTATCTCTTCTATGAAAGTGACAACGGTCACTTTTGCTCTCAAAATACATAGCTTGAATCGCGGCCCTATTCATATTTATCATTTAAATGGCTTAAAATCAATTATTACATAACGGATATTCGATAATTTGCCCCATTAAAACAAAGTGACGCACATCACTTTTGTACGCACTCTCTATCATTAGATTGTCATAGAATGCTGCTTACTTTTGATTCAGAATCAACAATTTAAGTAATGCAGTTAGAGCAATTTAATTACGACAATAGAATTGTCAGAAATTTCGGAATCGCTACCATTATTTGGGGGATAGTTGGTATGACTATAGGATTGCTTGTGGCAACGCAACTCGTCTGGCCCCAAATGAACTTCGGATTGCAATATACAACATTTGGCCGTGTACGTCCAGTACATACAAACGCTGTGATATTCGCTTTCGTGGGTAACGGTATTTTTATGGGAGTCTATTACTCCTTGCAGCGGGTGCTTAAAGCAAGAATGTTCAGTGATGTCCTGAGTAAGCTTCATTTCTGGGGCTGGCAATTGATCATTGTTGCTTCGGCTATCACACTTCCGTTGGGGCTGACCTCAAGCCATGAGTATGCTGAAATGGAGTGGCCAATTGATATTGCAATTACCCTGATCTGGGTTGTATTTGGAATCAATATGTTTGGCACAATTATCAAACGACGCGAACGTCACATGTATGTCGCAGTTTGGTTCTATATCGCTACGTTTGTTACTGTAGCAGTCTTGCATATCGTTAACTCCATTCAATTGCCTGTAGCCGGATGGAAAAGCTATTATGTATACAAAGGTGTTCAGGATGCATTGGTACAATGGTGGTATGGCCATAATGCAGTGGCCTTTTTCCTAACGACTCCTTACCTGGGGATGATGTATTATTTTTTGCCAAAAATGGCCAACCGTCCCGTTTATTCCTATAAATTGAGTATTCTGCACTTTTGGTCACTGATCTTTATCTATATCTGGGCAGGACCTCATCATTTGTTATATACAGCATTACCAAGCTGGGTACAGTCCTTAGGAGTTGTATTCTCGATTATGTTGATTGCACCAAGCTGGGGTGGTATGATAAACGGTCTGTTAACGCTGCGTGGTGCCTGGGACAAGGTGCGGACAGAACCGATGCTGAAATTTATGGTCGTAGCACTGACCTGTTATGGTATGGCAACCTTTGAAGGTCCAATGCTGTCTTTAAAGCAAGTCAATGCGATCGCACACTTTACAGATTGGATCGTTGCACACGTACACGTAGGAGCATTAGGATGGAACGGATTTATGACCTTCGGTATCCTTTATTGGTTGATCCCACGTATTTATAAAACAGAACTATATTCTAAAAAGCTAGCATCGACACACTTTTGGATTGGTACATTGGGGATTTTATTTTATGCGATTCCAATGTACTGGGCAGCAGTTGTGCAAGGCTTGATGTGGAAAGAGTTTACACCGGAAGGCGTATTGAAGTATCCGAACTTCTTAGCAACAACATTGGAAATCTTACCAATGCATATGATGAGAGCATTAGGTGGGGCACTATACTTATCTGGGGTTTTCTTGATGACATTCAACTTGATTAAGACCATGAAGCAAGGGAAACTTTTGGCAAATGAACCTGCTGAAGCTCCTGCTTTATTACCGGTTCAGGTTAGTGAGCAATCTCAACATCGCCGTCTTGAACGTAAGCCCATTTTGTTTATGGTATTGGCACTTATTGCAATTCTAATCGGTGGTATGGTTGAAATGGTTCCAACATTTACCATTTCAAAAAATGTACCGACAATCGCAAGTGTACAGCCTTATACAGCGTTGGAACTGCAAGGTCGGGATCTCTATGTAAGGGAAGGTTGTGTGAATTGTCATACACAGACTATTCGGCCATTTAGATCGGAGACTGCCCGTTATGGCGAGTATAGCAAGGCGGGTGAATATGTTTACGATACACCATTCTTATGGGGATCGAAAAGAACTGGACCTGATTTGCATCGTATTGGTTCTAAATATCCTAATAAGTGGCATTTTGATCATCTTTTAGATCCAACCATTACCTCTCCTGGAAGTATTATGCCATCATATCCTTGGCTAATCGACCAAAAGCTGGATAATACGATTCTAAAAGATAAAATGAAAGCCCTTCGCAAATTGGGAATCCCCTATACGGATGTGGCAATAGCGAATGCAGAACAGGATCTGAACAAACAAGCACAGAAAATTGCGGATGATCTGAAACAAAATCAAGTCAATGTGTTAGCCGATCGTGAAATTATAGCGGTAATAGCTTATCTACAACGATTGGGAACAGATATAAAAGCAGCTCCGAAAGTGGCTGAGGATGTTAACGTAAATCAATAGCGCTATGTTTAAACAAATCACAAATTTGAACGGAAGTGAGCTTTACCTTATTGTGTCACTTTGGATATTCCTGATTTTCTTTATCTCAGTCGCAATTATGTTGTTTCGCATGAAAAAGGACTATGTGACTTACATGAAGGAATTGCCTTTGGAAGAGGAAACTGAAAAGGAAACGAATCATTCACCTGAAAGTATATAGTATATGAGTTTATTATTAGATACCGTACCTGCCACGGTAGAAGCTGTTCAGTCTACCTGGGGTTTTGGTACGGATAATTTATACACAGATATCTTAATTATTGTATTGATTGTCGTGATGTTGGCTCTTTTGGCCTCGGCATTGATGGTCAACCGCGCAATGAAATCCATCATTAAGATTACGATGCCTGAATTGGTCAAAGAGGAAGAACTCAAGAAATTAGCCAATAAAGGATGGTTGAAACGATCTTGGAATAAGATCATGGGGATTAGGCCTATTTCTGAGGAAAAAGACATTGTCATCGATCACGAATACGATGGTATCCGAGAACTGGATAATCCCATTCCAATCTGGTTTAATTTTTTGTTCTATGGAACAATCTTCTTTGGGGTGGTCTACTTATTCATCTATCAGGTCTCTGGGATCGGTATGAATCAAGATCAGGAGTACGCACATGAAATGGTTGTTGCAGAAAAAGAAAGACAGGCTTATTTAGCTGCTTCTGCTAGCAACGTTGATGAAAATACGGTTGAATTTGAACCAGACATGGCTGTTGAGGGGAAAGCAATATTCGCTGCAAACTGTGTCGCCTGTCATGGAGGAAACGGGGAAGGTGGTATTGGACCTAACTTAACGGATAAATTTTGGTTGCATGGCGGGGAGATTAAAGATCTTTTCAAAACAATTAAGTATGGTGTTCCGGATAAAGGAATGGTGCCTTGGGAACAGACCTTGAGTCCGGCGCAAATTGCACAGGTGGCAAGTTACATTGTTACACTGAGAGATACACATCCTGCCAATCCAAAAGAACCGCAAGGGGAAGAGGTAACCTACGGAAAAGCTGAAGATGGAGCGAAAGCAAATAATGTGGCTGAGGCAGATAAAAAAGCAGAATAATAAATTAAAATAGCAATGAGTACAGTAGTAGTTAATAATGCCAATAATGGCGGATCTAAGTCAAAAAACAGACATTGGATTTATGCCAAAAAACCGCAGGGTATACTTTATAAAAAGAGACAATGGGTTGGTTATACACTGCTACTGTTCTTATTTGTAGCTCCTTTCATCAAGGTAAATGGTGAACCGTTCTTAATGTTTAATATTATTGAGCGGAAATTTTCGATTTTTGGCAACCTTTTCTATCCTCAGGATCTATACATCTTTGTGTTTGGGATGTTAATCGTAATGGTCTGTGTCGTGCTATTTACCGTTGTATTTGGTCGAGTTTGGTGCGGATGGACATGCCCACAAACGATTTTTCTCGAGTTGATCTTTAGAAGGATAGAGTATTGGATTGAAGGAGATTGGCAGCAACAGAAGAAATTAAATGAAGGTCCCAACACGGATCAAAAGCAGTTAAAGAAAGTGTTGAAGCATGGCATCTTTTTGATCATTTCGTTTTTTATATCGAACATCTTTTTGGCTTATATTATAGGTTCGGATGCGTTGATCAAAATCATTAGCGATCCACTGGATCAGCATATAGGTGGTTTGATCTCGATCATCTTATTTACGCTGGTTTTTTATGCTGTATTTGCTTATCTCAGGGAGATTGTATGTATCGCGATTTGTCCTTACGGAAGATTGCAAGGTGTCCTTTTGGATGACCAAAGTATCACTGTAGCCTATGATCACAGGCGTGGTGAACCACGAGGAAAACAACAGAAAAATGCATCTGCTCAACAAGGGGATTGTGTTGACTGCAAGCTTTGTGTCCATGTTTGTCCGACTGGGATTGATATTCGTAATGGCTTGCAATTGGAGTGTGTGAGCTGTACAGCCTGTATTGATGCCTGTGATGCTGTCATGGAAAAAATCGGCAAACCCAAAAAGCTGATCGGTTTCTATCCGATGGGAGAAATTGAAGGTACGCTCAAGAAGAAAAGTAATGTACGGACAGTTGCTTATTCTATTGTACTGGTGCTGTTAATGTCAGTATTTGGTTTTCTGCTATTTAATCGTTCTCAGGTGGATGGTCGATTGTTGCGGGCAAAGGGAAGTACTTATCAGCTTCGGGACGACAAAACCATCAGTAATCTGTATGCTTTGGAATTAATCAATAAATCAGGTAAGGAGATACCTTTTAGATTGGTCTGCGAAGATCCGAGGCTGAAGATCCAATTGGTCAATCCGATTCAAAAAATCAGTAAAGATGGGCATGCGACTTTGAGCTTTTTTCTAATTATCGCGAACAAAGACGTCGAAACATATAAAAGTAATATCAAATTATCTATCTATTCAGGGGACAAAAAGGTGGAAAGTCTAAAAACTACTTTCATTGCTCCTCCTGGCATGAATTAAAAAATAAAAACAATGAATTGGGGTACAAAAATTTTTTTGAGCTTGGCGGTATTTATGTTGTGCATTGTCGGGGCTGGATTGTATATGGTCAGCCACAACTCGGACAGCTTGGAAGAAGATGATTACTATGAACAGGGTTTGAACTATGATCAAGCTTATGAAAAGAAACAGAATGTGCTGAACATGAAAGAGACGCCAACTATCGAGCTTAGAAAAGATACACTTTATATCCATTTCGTCTCCAAAGTGAATAGGGGAAAGCTCTTGTTCCGTAAGCCTTCAGATAATAATCTAGATAAGGAGTTGCCATTTCAGACAACAGGTAATCTATTTACATTGCCCATTTCCGCATTCGATAAAGGAATGTGGAATTTGTATGTTGAATGGGAAAACGCAGGTAAGGACTTTCTATTTGAGGAACATATTTTATTTTAAACCAAGAAAATGAGTTATACCTACTTTGCATTTTTTATGGGCTTATTTGGAAGTATACATTGTGCGGTCATGTGTGGTCCCTTAATTTTTGTAATCGAGGGTAGGCAAGGACTAAGCTGGGCTGTTTTTCTAAATAAAGTACTTTATCAGTTAGGTAGGGTTTTGACTTACGGTAGTCTAGGTTTTCTTATGGGAACCATGGGTACATTTGCTCAAGTACAAGGCTGGCAACGTGCATTGAGCTGGATCACGGGAGTAATATTAGTGCTGATTGCCGTGGTTCAGCTTATAGGGAAAAACAATCGTACAATTGCCAGTTTGCAGACTCGTTCTGTGCAGCCCGTTGTCAGGCTTCTGTCGAAATGGTTATATAAGCCTGGGGGGAGTTTTATCGCGGGGGTACTGAACGGATTATTGCCCTGTGGCATGGTGTATATGGCTTTAATGTCGGCAATGAATGCAGACAGCTCACAGCAGAGTTTCCTATTTATGCTTTGCTTCGGATTGGGGACAATTCCGCTCTTATTTTTATTTTCCTTTTTGGGAAACTTTTCCCGATCTTTCAAAATTGGCTTTTCTAAATGGATTCCCTTGTTATATTTTTTGCTGGGAATCTGGTTTATACTGCGAGGTGCAAACTTAGATATTCCCTATTTAAGTCCTTTAATTCATATTGACGGTGCGATAAACTGTGTTTAACAGTAAACAATTTGTCCGCGCTAAGTATTATATTTGATATTAAACTTAGCACATCATATGGAGGTACTTCATCATATTTTACAAATTGCTTTACAATATTACTGGATTCCCTTACTCATTTTATATATTGGTGTCATCGGTACCATCTTGATCGAAAACCGTAATCCTGCCAAAACGATCGCTTGGATTATGGTGATTGTCTTTCTACCTGTAATCGGTTTGCTCATTTATTATTTCTTTGGGCAGAAATTCAAGAAGGTTAAAAGGATGAAACGGATGTATCGCGAGCAATCAAAGAAATTGCTTGACGCTTGGCGTAAGGAATCGGAAATTATGGAGGAACATATTGATACCCTTAACGAGCGGATCGGTAGTTTAGCCATGGTTTATCGGTACCTCAAAAACCAGAAAATATCCACATTCTCCCTGAATAATGATGTGACCTTATTTATTAATGGCGAGGAAAAGTTTCCGGTACTGATTCAGCAATTGAAAAATGCAAAACATTCCATCCATATGGAGTACTATATATGGGAAATGGATGAAATTGGTCGTGAAATATTGGAGATTTTGGAAGAGAAGGCAAAAGCCGGGGTGACCGTACGTCTGATCCTGGATAGTTTCGGAGCACCTGATGTGATTAAATATTTGCGTCGACATAAACCCGATTTTCTTTTTGAAGCTTTTCTCCCGGTTACTTTTACTTCATTGGCAAATAGTAACTACCGAAATCACCGTAAGATTGCCGTTATTGATGGAAGAGTTGGTTTTGTTGGAGGAATCAATATTTCGAATCGTTATATCAACGATGGGAAAAATGATGTTTATTGGCGCGATACTGCGATGATGATCATTGGTGCTGCCGTAAATACCTTACAAATTCAATTTTGGAATAGTTGGAACCAAACGGATGCAGATTCATTCGAATTAGGTAAAGGCTATTTAAATAGATTCCCGATCACAAATGAAGATGCGAGTGGTGTTGGGTTTACAGCTAGTGATCCCGGTTCTCCCGCTCCATTCAATATGGAGGCAATTATAGCGGGGATCAATGAAGCAAAGGAATATGTACAATTGTGTACGCCCTATTTTATTCCAAGTGATCAACTGACGACAGCGCTGATGTTGGCTGTTTCTTCGGGAGTTCGAGTTGATCTTATGTTACCTGCACAATCTGATTCCTTTTTTGTGCAGCATGCTTCCTTTTCCTTTATCAAGCCGCTACTCGAAAGAGGAGTAAATGTATACCTGTATACCAAAGGATTTCTCCATGCCAAAACAATCTGTATCGATGGTAAACTAGCCTATATTGGCACGACCAACCTGGATATCAGAAGCTTTTATATCAATTTTGAGATATCGGGAATTGTCTCTGATAAAGCGCTTTGTGAACGTATGAACAATCAATTTCTTGCAGATATTGAATCCTCGGATTTAATTACAATTCGTAAATGGATGCAGAGAAGTCGATGGAAACGTGGGGTGGATTCCATCTGCCGTTTATTGGCACCTTTACTTTAAGTGTTTGCTGGAATGAAGGTATAATAAATGTTAAAAATACCATAATAGGATTGGCCTTTGGTTAAAATTGAATATATTTAGCTATTCTTTTTTTAATTCTAAGACTTTCAATGAAGCACATAAAACTATTGACTTTATCGATAGGGATTTTAGGAGTCGGGTCAACCTATGCACAGACTGCACCTACATTACCTATTAATACAATCGTAGAACGGGTTCAAAAATATTTTCAGGGCTACCCAACAGAAAAAGTACATCTGCATTTTGATAAACCTTATTATGCGGTAGGGGATACGTTATGGTTTTCTTCCTATTTATCACGTAACCTTCCAGAATATGAACCAAGCAAAATAGCCTATGTGGAAGTTTTGAATAGTCGAGATTCTCTGATCCAAACTTTTAGAATCCCACTGGATAAAGGTGTTGGAAATGGGCAGATGGTCCTCGATCCGCAATTCATGACACAGGACAACTATCGTTTCAGAGCGTATACAAAATGGATGTCCAACTTTGACGCATCCTATTTTTTTAATAAAATAGTTCCGATAGGTGATGTGATCAATAAAAAATTGATCACCAATATTGAATTTCAGAATAATCT
The window above is part of the Sphingobacterium sp. ML3W genome. Proteins encoded here:
- a CDS encoding FixH family protein — encoded protein: MNWGTKIFLSLAVFMLCIVGAGLYMVSHNSDSLEEDDYYEQGLNYDQAYEKKQNVLNMKETPTIELRKDTLYIHFVSKVNRGKLLFRKPSDNNLDKELPFQTTGNLFTLPISAFDKGMWNLYVEWENAGKDFLFEEHILF
- the cls gene encoding cardiolipin synthase, with the translated sequence MEVLHHILQIALQYYWIPLLILYIGVIGTILIENRNPAKTIAWIMVIVFLPVIGLLIYYFFGQKFKKVKRMKRMYREQSKKLLDAWRKESEIMEEHIDTLNERIGSLAMVYRYLKNQKISTFSLNNDVTLFINGEEKFPVLIQQLKNAKHSIHMEYYIWEMDEIGREILEILEEKAKAGVTVRLILDSFGAPDVIKYLRRHKPDFLFEAFLPVTFTSLANSNYRNHRKIAVIDGRVGFVGGINISNRYINDGKNDVYWRDTAMMIIGAAVNTLQIQFWNSWNQTDADSFELGKGYLNRFPITNEDASGVGFTASDPGSPAPFNMEAIIAGINEAKEYVQLCTPYFIPSDQLTTALMLAVSSGVRVDLMLPAQSDSFFVQHASFSFIKPLLERGVNVYLYTKGFLHAKTICIDGKLAYIGTTNLDIRSFYINFEISGIVSDKALCERMNNQFLADIESSDLITIRKWMQRSRWKRGVDSICRLLAPLL
- a CDS encoding cbb3-type cytochrome c oxidase N-terminal domain-containing protein, with product MSLLLDTVPATVEAVQSTWGFGTDNLYTDILIIVLIVVMLALLASALMVNRAMKSIIKITMPELVKEEELKKLANKGWLKRSWNKIMGIRPISEEKDIVIDHEYDGIRELDNPIPIWFNFLFYGTIFFGVVYLFIYQVSGIGMNQDQEYAHEMVVAEKERQAYLAASASNVDENTVEFEPDMAVEGKAIFAANCVACHGGNGEGGIGPNLTDKFWLHGGEIKDLFKTIKYGVPDKGMVPWEQTLSPAQIAQVASYIVTLRDTHPANPKEPQGEEVTYGKAEDGAKANNVAEADKKAE
- the ccoN gene encoding cytochrome-c oxidase, cbb3-type subunit I, whose translation is MQLEQFNYDNRIVRNFGIATIIWGIVGMTIGLLVATQLVWPQMNFGLQYTTFGRVRPVHTNAVIFAFVGNGIFMGVYYSLQRVLKARMFSDVLSKLHFWGWQLIIVASAITLPLGLTSSHEYAEMEWPIDIAITLIWVVFGINMFGTIIKRRERHMYVAVWFYIATFVTVAVLHIVNSIQLPVAGWKSYYVYKGVQDALVQWWYGHNAVAFFLTTPYLGMMYYFLPKMANRPVYSYKLSILHFWSLIFIYIWAGPHHLLYTALPSWVQSLGVVFSIMLIAPSWGGMINGLLTLRGAWDKVRTEPMLKFMVVALTCYGMATFEGPMLSLKQVNAIAHFTDWIVAHVHVGALGWNGFMTFGILYWLIPRIYKTELYSKKLASTHFWIGTLGILFYAIPMYWAAVVQGLMWKEFTPEGVLKYPNFLATTLEILPMHMMRALGGALYLSGVFLMTFNLIKTMKQGKLLANEPAEAPALLPVQVSEQSQHRRLERKPILFMVLALIAILIGGMVEMVPTFTISKNVPTIASVQPYTALELQGRDLYVREGCVNCHTQTIRPFRSETARYGEYSKAGEYVYDTPFLWGSKRTGPDLHRIGSKYPNKWHFDHLLDPTITSPGSIMPSYPWLIDQKLDNTILKDKMKALRKLGIPYTDVAIANAEQDLNKQAQKIADDLKQNQVNVLADREIIAVIAYLQRLGTDIKAAPKVAEDVNVNQ
- the ccoG gene encoding cytochrome c oxidase accessory protein CcoG; this translates as MSTVVVNNANNGGSKSKNRHWIYAKKPQGILYKKRQWVGYTLLLFLFVAPFIKVNGEPFLMFNIIERKFSIFGNLFYPQDLYIFVFGMLIVMVCVVLFTVVFGRVWCGWTCPQTIFLELIFRRIEYWIEGDWQQQKKLNEGPNTDQKQLKKVLKHGIFLIISFFISNIFLAYIIGSDALIKIISDPLDQHIGGLISIILFTLVFYAVFAYLREIVCIAICPYGRLQGVLLDDQSITVAYDHRRGEPRGKQQKNASAQQGDCVDCKLCVHVCPTGIDIRNGLQLECVSCTACIDACDAVMEKIGKPKKLIGFYPMGEIEGTLKKKSNVRTVAYSIVLVLLMSVFGFLLFNRSQVDGRLLRAKGSTYQLRDDKTISNLYALELINKSGKEIPFRLVCEDPRLKIQLVNPIQKISKDGHATLSFFLIIANKDVETYKSNIKLSIYSGDKKVESLKTTFIAPPGMN
- a CDS encoding sulfite exporter TauE/SafE family protein is translated as MSYTYFAFFMGLFGSIHCAVMCGPLIFVIEGRQGLSWAVFLNKVLYQLGRVLTYGSLGFLMGTMGTFAQVQGWQRALSWITGVILVLIAVVQLIGKNNRTIASLQTRSVQPVVRLLSKWLYKPGGSFIAGVLNGLLPCGMVYMALMSAMNADSSQQSFLFMLCFGLGTIPLLFLFSFLGNFSRSFKIGFSKWIPLLYFLLGIWFILRGANLDIPYLSPLIHIDGAINCV